One segment of Prosthecobacter debontii DNA contains the following:
- a CDS encoding helix-turn-helix domain-containing protein, with amino-acid sequence MKDANTHTTAGQPEWLRVKEACDYSRLTKAKLYDLMNRGHLRFSSLKEEGQSKGTRLIHFPCLRHFIESRARGGRAG; translated from the coding sequence TACACACACAACAGCCGGGCAGCCCGAGTGGCTGCGAGTCAAAGAGGCCTGCGACTACAGCCGCCTCACCAAAGCCAAACTCTACGACCTCATGAACCGAGGTCACCTCCGCTTCTCCTCCCTGAAGGAAGAAGGCCAAAGCAAAGGCACCCGCCTCATCCACTTCCCCTGCCTGCGTCACTTCATCGAGAGCCGCGCCCGTGGGGGAAGGGCGGGATGA